The sequence GGCTCACTTTTTGGTCttccaggcgccgccgtgcgCAATGTCTCCGTTGTGCTGCTTGAGGCGGTTGAGTGGATGCACAGAGTATCCAACGTACGTGTAGCGCGAGTTCTTTAGCGAGCGCAGGAGGTAGACGCAGTGGAAGCCTTCGCCGTAGAGGCCAGTTGCTTTCAGGACCGGCCTCCCCGGGCGCGACTGCGACGCGTCCGAGTGCATGTCGCCAGGAATCTCCTCGAGTTCTGCCGCGCCCAAAGCCCCAGCGCTGACGCCCGCCAGGGGCAACGCGGCCTGcagggcgcccgcggggtcGAGGCGCCCTTCAGAGCTGACCTGCgagagcggctgctgcgaatTCTGCCGAAaagggagacgcgaagaaggcgagaaaggaaattcgtgggcgccgcaggggtACGCTCCTGAtgctgccggcgcgagggcctgaGACGAACAGCCTTGACTCGCGGCGAGACCCTCCCCTTCCCTCCAGGGCAGCCGGCCTCtatcgccgccagcgagcccGAGACGGCGCCCGGTTCGGGCATCCTCTGTGTCTTCTTCGACGGCGAATCGCATTCTACAACATATTGGTTCCTTCTTGCCGGCGGCATGCCGAAAAGTAGCAGTTGCGAGCCGCGGAGTCTTACGATAGGCTTTCCCTGCGGAAGCGTGACGTCGCACGACGAGCCCTGTCGAGCGTCGCACCACACATTCTCGGCGTGCAGAGCCTGGAAGTGTGAGATGGCCTCGACTTAGATCTAGAGAGGTTTCTGCTGGAAGTGGAGAGCCTCCGGGGGCGCCCGTGGCTGGTTTCGTCGCCAAAGCCAAGGAGAGACGGCCAAGCGCGTGGTGCGACCGCCACAAACTCCCTCGCGAGTCTCGCTGAGTGACCGCATTCGAAAGCGAGTTCGACGCGGAAACAGAAGCCAGCGCTTTTGTAGGCAAGTTAGAGATAGTCGAGCAAAGGGGatgagaaaaagagaagaaccGAGGCGCTCCGGAAGCGTATGCGTGAGCCTTCACAGAGAGGCCTCACACATGCGCACAGCCCAGCCGATGTCGCAAGCCAGCGGCAGCGTTGGTGCGCACCAGTTGAGCTCGTGGTTCATCCACGATAGACGAGAAGAACCGCGACACCTTGGAAAAGGATTTAACGGTTGTTTTCTGTGCGGAAATCGGCCGTTGCTCATTCGGATTTATATCGTGCTTCGACTCGCGAGCTCgctgtgcatgtgcatgcatgtgtgtgtttgCCTGGCTCGCTTCGGCAGTCCaccttttctctcttgcaCTTTCTCCTACCGTGTACGACGACTGGCCCTCGCAACCCTTCTGAAGCAGAAGCCGATAGCAAGCAATCGTGTGTGTCGGTAGCCTGAATGCGGCAATGCATGCGGAAAACGCCAGAgatagggtttagggtttatgTATTTGCACCCGCGCCTGGCCGCACACTGTTGCCGCGCAGCACCCCGGCAACGCGATACCAGCAAGTAGCCAGTCCTTCTCGTCGTTCCGCGAGTTCAGAGTCAAGATCACGCAGGGAGCGACACCATTACGCGTCCTCAGCCCAATTCTTGCCACTTTTGTTTGACTGAAGGAGCGCGGATCTCAGCTtcacgcagagacgcttcTCTTAGCTGGCAATTGCAAACAGACCAGCGCACCGTCGCACCAGGTCGAGTGACCAGGAAGCGAGGTCCGACTTGCATTGCATCGTTCTCGGCTCGGTACACGACTAGAAACTGTCTTATTCCACAGGTCGGAGCATATTGAAGGCTTGGATCCCAACATGAAGGCGAGGGACAGAAGAGTCGTGGTGGTCGTATCGCTGTGGCAATGCCTGCGAGCGGTTCTCCTTTCGTTGTTTTACTGCCTTCGCTCTGGGAAAACAAATGCCCCGGTCGTTTCGTCTTCACCACCATCTCCTGCGGAACCTGCTCTCTCTGAGTCTCCAACCCAGCGACTCGAGACGAGTCCTTCGCGAACCTCATTTTTACTTCCCCCTCTTGTCTCCAACGTGCTTGACGGTGAACGTGATGGGGCCTTCCCGTTCTCCATTTCGATCCCGGCGCTTCAGCTCGTTTCGGCGTCGTTTTCCTCCCACGAAAGAGttgcggcggaggctccgATCGTCGAGAACGACCGCATCCGTCCTCTTGAGGCCCTGCTGGCGCATGACCCCGCTTACTTTCGCttgcgcgcgcaggcagaagagaagcggagagctgaagagaaaaagagggaagaaagaaaaagaaaggagaaggaagaatatgaggcggcagcgccacccATGTTCAATCTGGACTGGTCAGGGGGTCGGTTGGACCTGGACGCAATCATCGCGGACGACGCAAAGCGGGGGGCCTCTTGGGCGACAAAGGTCCTCTCTGGGGACGTCCACAAGCTTCTTGCAAAAGAAGCAGTTGAACTGCGTTCTCGAATTCAGTTTGCGTGCAACAGTTACCTCCAAGACCTCTTTCGAACGGCCaggcctgcaggcggcttTCGTCTCCCCGGTACAGGAGGAGACCCTTATTGGCAGATGCCGGCCGTACGGGCGTTCATGTATCAGCAACTCACACGCGAGCGCATCAAGCTGTCCATTCCGGACTCAGTGCTACAGAAATATGTGTTTCGGAGCGAGCAGCTGCCATGGAACGCGAGCGAGAAATCGAAAACAACACACCAACCGAGGCAAGAGGCGAATCCAAGAAGGGGGAGCACGCTTCGCCACGAgatgcgcgagagagaggattTGTAGCCTAGATACAGAGACAACCAATAAAAATGCACCATATTCCATGCTGTGGTGTTCGAAATAGTGTAATACGCGAAACAGAAGCGGGTGCTTCCAGAGTCACCTCTTCCAGAGACTGCTTCTTGGAATGCTGTTCCCTGCTAAAGACGCTACCAGTTCCCGTGATAACTACACCAAAACGGCTTGAAAGCGAAGCAGCACATGCGCTGAGGAGAGTCAAGGCGGTAGGTACATGCAATTCTACCTCGATCCTATGCTGGTCTCGAAAATTCGTTCCCTGCACCGGCCGGCGCGAAGCGGCCTCGTACGTTCATTTCCATTTGCACCAGAGGACTTTATGCGCCTAATCAAGTATCATCTTTTGGGGCGTTAAGGTCTTGCACACGGACGTGGCGGACCCAGGTACATGGAATGATTCTCTGCTCCACTTTCTGCGAGTGCAGCGCACTTGGCGCACCACATCGAAGCACCGGTGACCTGCAACACACAACTACGAGGCAACTGCTGTGCAGGGTAACGAATATGCTACATGGCGAAAGCAATCAGTTCCTGTCACTGCGGCGAGGTAACGAGAAACATGGATGGTGAAGACTACAGAACGCCTGCGGAGCTGTCGGGTCTAGGCGCTCTGCTGCCAGGCCCCAAGTTCCTGTTTCGAGGTGCGGGATTCTGTCAATAACCCTCGGGCGCAGTGCGCCAACATGGCTAACTGGGAGCCACGTGTGACGTGAAGCTATTACTGAGTGCACTGGTGCCGCCCCACGCCGTAAAAACACGACTCAAGCGCCGACTGGCTACGACGAACACATTGTCCGAGCATGCAGGTCACCAATCAATCACGTGGAGCATGCCACACACGATACCCTCCCTACACAGGGGGCAAATTCACTCGCTCAGTCAGGCTCCACGTGGGACTGCAATATACTTTATTTCACGCAAACTGAACTTGGTGGCAAAAACAAAACACGCCTGCTTTAAGCTGCCCACAGAGACCTGTTTGGCTTGCTCTCAAAAGCCATGGCACATGATAAACGGGCCATCTCGCTTCGCTCTGCCGATACCCTTGAAGAACAAAGTGCTGAGGCCTGAACCGTGCATGTGGCACTCAGGTCCGGGAAGCAACACTTCCACTCAAATCACCGTCCTGAATCGGCTAGACATCGCTGCACGTTGGTGTGTGCGCCCACACCTCACACGTGGCTCGACCAAACAAGGAAGCAATTCCTGATAAATCTCCCGTCGGGAGGGAAGGGTTTCCACACACACGGATATCTTTTTCCTTTAGCAGTGGCCGTTCAAATCCCAGAAAAGGAACAGCTCAAGAAGCGACGGAGACCTGGTTAAGACTGACACAATCAGCAGCACGTGTACTCGCGACTGCAGAATACCGTCAAGAACAACACACCCTGTGCGAAAACAGAACAGGGCTTTCTATACCCCCCCGCACACATGATGCAACGGCGGAACACAGTCTTGCCCAAACAGTGAGTTTGCAACAGCCACATTGGCCGCCAGAACGCATTCATGGCAaccgaccccccccccccgattCTCTCTTGGATCGGGAGCCGAAGGAAATCACTGTCATACCACACAATCATGTGAAAGCATACGCTGATATGAGCCGAAACACGTTGGCATGGTATTCGCCGACAACCTCGAAATGCGCCACCACGCATGGCACATATACGGCGCCGCTTGTACATTCTCAGTCACACACCCCGGCGAATGCCGTTGCGGTAAAGAGGAAGGACGCCTCTGGCACAGGTCAGATGGCGCAATTGCTTTCCTCGCTTCGCCGGTGCGGCGGATCGCTTCAACTTCGGTCCGCGGCTGGGAACTCCTTTCCATCCAAAATGAAAAACCCGGTATCTCCACGTATCCTCGATCCCTCCTCAACGTTAAAAATACACCAGCACTACCCTGCCGACAACGAAGCAAGCACCTCGAGCCGGCATTTTATAGAACGGACGCAGAATGCAAAAACACACGGAATCCCGTGAGATCCAAAAAACGGACTGAAAAGGTTGAAGGGTATCGTCTGTATAACAGCGGAACCGGCACATTTCACCACTTTGCGTCAATTTTCTCGCCACAAAAAACATGAGAGACGAACGGCCGCTGTAGCGGTGGGGGATATCGCAGATGCGCAATCGACTAATCTGCTAAACAGCGATACGGGATCGCACGCGCGTGCCGGCATTCTCGCGTGGCGACGTGCTCCAGCACTCCAAATCGTCGCCACGCTGGCGGCCGCACAAGGCTGCCCCAACGCGGGACTGACTCACTGCCGCCACAGCAAAAAACCAAAGACTACGTGAATCGGCACTCGCGTCTCGCACAAACGTCCCCACCCTTGTTGGAAAACGCTGACACTACAACCCAGCGCCCCCAGACacaggcggcgggcgtggTGGGCATTGACCTCATCCCCTCCGACTAACGTCTTGAAATCCTAGGCTAAAACGAACTGGCTTATGCGACACCAAGGCACAAAAACGACAGGACCACAACGCGTCCACATGCTGACTAAACCTTCGTCTGAAAATGACGCACGAAGCAAAACGAGGGAAAGACCGAACCCCACaccgagaggcgccgcggggcgcccAACTGCAAAAGGCCCTGTACACTCGTCACGCTAGATACAAAACTCAACACACTGGCTTCATCAGTGTACGAGGGAGTTGATCCCTTGGCGACCCATAGACACCGATCTCAACCCACCAGCCCCCGTTTCTCATGGGGCCCTGCAACTCTCGAGGTCTCCCCACCAGAAACCTCCCTGCCGAGACCTATAGACACTCGCATCACGGAGCCTTGGCGTTCCCTAGCCTACATCACCGGGCCCCACAGCACGCACGAAGGAATCTACTTTCGACGAATGAACGTCAGAGAGAGGCCCCAGGCGTTCTTTGCGCACACACCTCTTTGCGTCGCCCTTCCGTGGCTGCATTGAGGAACCGGTCAGAAACTGTTTCTCGCAGACTCTTTGGCCACGCGAAAAAGATCGAGGAGAGTCTCAGTCACCCACGACTCGTTCGGAACGGACGAGAGGCTGTGGCGCGGTGGGTCGCCCCTGCGCGagagcgtcggcggcgcgcagggtCCTTCGGCAGGTGTAGCCTGGTAGCCTCTGACGTGACAGTCGGCTCCGGCTCTCTGTTGGAACCGATGCTCGAAGTTTCCCCTGTGTCCGTAGaacggctgctgctgctgaaagcgcagcggcgcgttgACCGCCGAcacgggcggcggaggaacaTGACTGCTCTCCGCACGGAGTTGTGGAAAATACGCCGCTGACCGTATGCCGCTCGACAGGGCAGGCCCCCGCGAGGCAGTCCAACGCGACGAACCCGTCGCCCAGTTGCCGTGGAACTGGACGTCCCCGCCGTCCACAGCGGCAGACTGGCGGTCGCCAGCTCGCAAGATATCCAGGAtcgacgcccgcggctcaAATCgcgacgcgtctgcagcccgcTGGCCAAGTGCTCTCTCAGACGCCACATCGGCGCCGCACACGGCTCCGAGGCCCTCACCTCTTCTCGTCATATCTTCGCGAGTCTGCACGCCCGCGCTTCCGAGCTCGCTCATCAGGAGAGCCCTGACATCCTCTGAGTTGAGAAGTGCACACAGCGCAGATAAAGCGTTCGAGGcccgagacgcggcgacgtTCGCCCCGCCCCTGGAGCCCGAGCCAGCCTGGTGACCAGCCTCTCGAACCTCCGATCCCTTGCCTCTCCCCTCCGTCCTCGCttgccgcctgcgctgcccccggcggcggcggcgaccattcgactcgcccgcctcggCAGGAGCGGAGCCCGAGTTCTCGCGCCCGGGCTTCACCACAGCGTCACGGCGATTCTGAGCCGCCAACTGCGACCGCAtctgcgccagcaggcgaatgcgttccttcttctgctccgCGTTCTCTGGTCGACGCACCTCGAGAGGCTTCGTCGCTCCCTGACAACAGACACCACCTCGCACCCGAGACAAAGTGCATCCCCGCACCTgagcagagaggacgcgcgccgcagtgAAACGCACACAACACACCCGCTGCCGGTCGCTGAGAAAGCCGCACCACAGCCCGGAGAGAGCCACACTTACGCGAACAGGGTACTTGTGGTCAAGTGCTTCTAtcgcccgctgcgcgtcctcctccctcttgAAGGTGACGAAACCGGCGCCTCGGGGACGCTGGCGGCGGTCTCTCAGGAGGACCAGACCCCAGCACTCTCCGAAGGGACGGAAGATCTCGTACATCTCTTCCTGCGCCACAAGAAGAGAGCACACCTTGAGGACGAGCCAACTCTAAAACCAGAGAGAAATCCTGCGCAGCGTCACACCCCACTTCCCCTAACTGCAGGGGGACCCCGCGGGAAGAGAGCCACACGCCAACACCAAGAAGCTGACTGGAGCTCAAGAGCCGCAGACCTGCGAGTAGCCAGAttgcagcgacgacgacgacgcaccTCGGTTGACGTTGCCATGTTGCCAAAGAAAACTTTGACGCCGGGGGGACGCTCTTCGTCGTCAGCTTTCTCTGGAGTCtcgggcgccagcgccggcgacttgttcgcgtcggctgcagcggctgtgACGGGGGCGAGCACCTCCTGCGGAGCGGGCGAACTCAGGCCAGAGTCACCAGTGGAGCTGAAAGTGGACGCGTCGCGCTGTTCACTCTGGCCGCTTCTCCAAAATCCGGGGTCTTCAGACTTGCTCTCGAAGTCGGCGTATGCCGGGATATCGAGATTCTTGGCAATTCCAAAGGGCGGGAAGAAGTGGAGGAGCGAGTTCGACTTCCACGGGTCCGCCTCCACAGGAGGCACCTCTTTCGGGGATCGAGACCACTTCAGGTCGTCCGCGGGGAAATGATACGAAGAGACAAACGGGAAGGGCGAGTAGGTCTGGTCCGGAGTCTCCAGGGCGCGCTTCTCGACGGGTTCGAAGCCGGGCGGCGGGAGCAGGAACTTCATCACGCCGTCTACTCCCGGCTTCGAGGTGAAGTCGCCCACGTTGTCGCTGGACACGCTGCGGGCAGACTCGAGGGCCTCGGACTCCAGCACGTCGTCGAAGTGGTGATGACTGCCGCAGGACTCGGCCCCATCCTCCCAGTCGGGCGCCGGGGTATGCGTGGTAGCCTCCAAGGCTCCGTCGTGGAATCCGGACCACTCCCGCTTGCCAGACCAGAAGTCGTCCGACGCAGCCACACACTTTGGTGCGCCGCTTTGCCACGGGTTCGTGGTCTGTTCCCCGCTCGCGTGAAACATGGTGTCGACCGCCAACTTTCAACGATCGCGAAGGGGTGGAGGACGCACGGACAACGCACGCTCCACAACACGGAGCGAGAGATTCGCGGTGACTTCTTTGAGAAGTAGACTTGTCCGCAGTGCTGAAAAAAAGCAAATGCGTCAAGCCACTGCGCGAATCGCTTCCAGCTCCTGTGACTCGCTTCAACGGACCCGTCAAGGTCGCAGCGCACGCCCGGTTCTCGCCAAGCCGCTCATCTGAGGGGTACAGCAGACAGCGGGAAaaccagagagagaaagcgcaaAGGAACTTTTCTCTGCAGATGTTAACACATATCCACGTGTCTCCGGGGCCAATAATGCCAGGCGCACACTGGTTTCAGACCGAGAGGTCGTACACGTGTACCGCCGGCATACGTAATCCGTCTGCGCCCGTGGGGATATCGTTTGCATCTCCGAAGGCGGGCGTCCACGCACGCGACAGCAACCTTGCGGAGAGCGAAATCGAGGGCAGGAACGCGCCCTGTACCACAAAACGCGCAGAAATTGAAAGAAACGGTGTTTACACCGAGAGTGAAGCCCGGGTCGGGGCGACCATCGCACGACCGTTACGGAAGCAaccggcgaagacgacgaaatTCTGCACGGCCTCCAATTTTTTATCTCCCGCGGAATGCCTTTGCCTCGCTGACGAACACGTCGTGAGAAGCTGTTTAGCACTAGTCAACCAACAGAAAGCGACAACCCAGCGGGGGCCGTCCCGCTGAAGACATGCTAGATTTAtgttttcttcctcggcggaagcgacgTTATCTTCAAGGGAGGAGGGTTCGTCCACCAGCACTAAGATCCGACGCTCCGGCGGCACGGCGCAGGGATCGGTACACGCCGGGGTAGATAGGTCTGGCGGTGGgattctcttcgcggcgcgggtgttgctgcggctgcgttcGCCCTTTACTGGGGAGATACCCCCGGCGACAGAGTGGTGACGAGGCCTGCTGGCTGTCGCGGGTACCCAAGACGACGTGGTGAGCAGTGGGGAGGGGGTATAGAGACAGCGTCCCGCTCTGCTGATATTTTTCGCAAgacgtggcgccgcgcggttGTCAGCCAAGCTGCtgcgagcgcgacgacggTGTCGCCCGTCgagcgctgcggaggcgccctctctcgcccACCCAAGTGACGCCTGAGCGCGGAACCGAAAACGGCACGGGAGCGAAGCAAGCGCCGTCGCTGGAGCCCGAACAGTCACAGAGAACGGACAcagcagcagggcggcggtcttctcgcctcgccgtcaTGGAGGAGGGTTGCCTCGCTCTTCCGTCGGGCCGTCTGGGTTCGAAACACCGAAAACTACATCGCCACCCGCCGGCGAGAGCCCTTGTAAGAAGCATTCAGCAGAATTCTCGTGTGGTTCTGCGAGATTCCTTCCGTCGCCCCCGCTTCTTGAAACTTTCGCACAATTCATCCGCAGGGCTGCACACTGCGTCTTCTCGACAGTCCTAGCTAACCCAACCCCGGCTGCAGCCTCCGTCTGGCAGGGCGCCTTCGCACATTTGCGAAATAGGTCTACGCTGAATTGCGCGTCCTTTCTGTGTGTGTGACGAAACTCCACTGCGGAACGCCCTTACGAACAgggctttttttctcgcaaTCCCAGGGAACCTCGTGCTGCCCTTTTCTTGTGCAGCGTGTCTGTCTTCGTTTCTGCACCCTTTGGCGGGTGGAAGCCAGTGGAAGCTACTGTGCTGCGTTCAAGCCAACGCTGGCGACCGATGTCCGTGCGAGCCAGAGGACAAAGCGAATGTAATACCGACTTTGTGTCTTCAAATCCGCGTGAGATAACGTGGTCTACCACTTCGCAGGACTCCAAGGTCCGGTTCGCGCGGGTATTCACAGTGGAACCAAGTAAATCGATGAGTACCGATGCGATTGCTCGGTTTCGTATCGACAAATGTGCAGTGAGGTGCCTAAGGCTGTAGGGAGCTTCGTATATGCTACACAGGGCCACCTGGCGCCTGCAGGAGTAAGCTTTACGCGGCATTGGATCCGCCGATTAAAAAAGTCTCCGTTTTGTGCGTTGGACAAGCTAGCGCTCTCTACACGTCGTGCTGTGGGAGCCAAGGGCGCTTTCAACCTTCGCTTTGAAGATTCACTCCAAGTCCCCCCGGTCAAGCCCACATTCCCCGCGCcggccgacgacgaggaccCTGGGGGTCTGCGGCTATATCCCCCGTTTGAGCCAGACTCGCGAACTGTACCCTTTTTTTCCACAGGAGACTatgacggcggccgcgggcgcccgtCGTGACCTTCATCCCCAGGTGAAGTGGGGACAGGACTCTCAGCGACTGTTTGTCACATTCGAGTTCATCAACGCCCATGGTGGAGGGTCAACCGGCGCGGGAAGCAGCGCCGATGCCCCATCCTGCAATcgggagagcggcggcagcgcgtgcgcagacCGTGCAGAATCCTTCGTATCCGGAGACACTGTTCTCTCTTTTCGGGCTCCGCCTTACGCCCTCGATTTGCCTTTGTTCGACAGCGTCGACCCTGCCACGCTGCGCTCTCAGCCTCAACCGCCGAATCGTCTTCTCGTGACACTCGAGAAGAAAACACCGCGCACGTGGCCTCAGCTAGTGAAAAGAGACGCTGTCGAGCGCCTGAAGCCGTTCATCAGAGTGAGTTCAACTCTGCGAAGAACCAGCATGCACCGCAAAAAGGCATGCTCGCCAGGCCGGAAgcaggagacggaggagagagggagctCGTGGTGGCGGCGCCTAATGATGGTATCTTTCGCTGACTCCGTTTCACATGGCGAGAGAGTCACTTTTCAGCTGTGAGCAGAGACCCGGGCTTTCCTGTGCCTGTGATAGGCGAACAATCCCCAGCGACGCCAGGAGGACGTGACGGGATTCAAGTGCGCCGTAGCGGCaagctcgcgctcgcttcgGCGACCAAAGATGTGTCGCATGCCGTGTGAATCTGTGTGACGCAGGTCGACTGGACTCGCTGGAGTGACGATGCCTCTGACGACACTTCGGAGGGAGAGCATGCCGACCACGCGTGTTCTTCCACTGCTGCGACTGAGATGAGAAATTACGTCGGCGGCTCGCAAACTGTGGCGATTGAGTGCGAGAGTGGGGACGTGGGCGTCCCGTTTTCCCCAGGCGACGCTCTGTCGCTCGACGGAGTGGCACCTGTCCTTTCCGTTGCCACGCTCTCAGAGGCGTGCCGCTTCTTCCGTAACTCGCCGGCGGAATCCGAGAGTCGCGCAGACTCGAGCAACTCGCGTACAAGCGGCAGCCCGACGAGGATGACGCCCGCCCAACGCATGTTAactctcgcgcagctctggAATGCGTCGTCaacagcggagagagcgcagTTCCTCTCTCGGCTCGTCGAAACCGCGAGTGGAAATGCGCCTGCAGAAATGGGACAAACAGCTGGtccgaccgccgcggcgcacaccACCCTGGCTTCCAAGTTGTCCGCAGCTATCAAGGGAGGCCCGGAGGTATTGCGGGATCTCTCTCCAGCCCCATACACGTCTCGCGGTGTGACTTTTTGCGAGCGGTGGGTTGACGATCTACAGAAAATGAATTCTAGCGATAAGGCAGACTGCCTGCAAGCActcgtcggcggcctgccCGAGGACGAAGTCTCACTTATTCTTTCCACATTTGTATGACAGAGTCCGGTCTCCATCGGCAGCGACGATGTCTGCACTTTGAATGGCAAGGTGAGTCTACTTCCACGCTGCGGTAACGTGCGCTGTCTGCGAACGTGAAAGTGGGAAACTTTCGCTTCATCTCTCTTGACTGTGTCCTCGGTTTTATAAAGCGCCCAACAACGACGCACAGCTACTTCTACGCGTCTTGGTTCCCAGGGTCTTGGGCACCCACGCACTGCGACAGGTCGGCCACCCCGTGGCTACATATTCAGAAATGGAGTGAAGAAATGCCAAGCGCGGCCTCTCACGGCAAATGACATGCATGTATCAAGGGTTCCAGACATGCACACGATGTAGGTTACCACAAAAAACGGAAGAACCCCACAAAAGTCACAGAAAAAAGCGTGAGACAGAAACGTCGTGGCGCTCTCAGATGTCATTCGACCCAGAATGATGACTAGTATACACACTTTCCTCTTCAGTCATCCCTACTCCACAAGATTCTTCTCCGCTCAGAGTCGACCAGCAGTTCGCTGACGATCCACGGTCCATCCCCCTGCTACGACTGCCAGCCTTGCTGCTTCCTGCAAGGCGGCAATCGGCCTCCTGCATGTCGCCGGCAGTTCGTACGGAACATATCGCCCGATCAGAGAGCTCCCTTCTCCCGTCGGATCAAAATGCCAGAGTCACTTTCCTCGAGTACCATACCCGCTATGACTACAGGCCTCGAAGGGCAGAGCGCCACCGCTCCAAGTCTTCCACAACAGACACCGATGGATGTTCGATTCAGACTCACGAACACGCGGGTGAAGAAAAGACGCCGCTTACTAAAGCATATGCATGTAACGACACTTAAAGCGTTGAACCCGTAAAGAAAGCAACAGAT is a genomic window of Besnoitia besnoiti strain Bb-Ger1 chromosome IV, whole genome shotgun sequence containing:
- a CDS encoding hypothetical protein (encoded by transcript BESB_055090), giving the protein MKARDRRVVVVVSLWQCLRAVLLSLFYCLRSGKTNAPVVSSSPPSPAEPALSESPTQRLETSPSRTSFLLPPLVSNVLDGERDGAFPFSISIPALQLVSASFSSHERVAAEAPIVENDRIRPLEALLAHDPAYFRLRAQAEEKRRAEEKKREERKRKEKEEYEAAAPPMFNLDWSGGRLDLDAIIADDAKRGASWATKVLSGDVHKLLAKEAVELRSRIQFACNSYLQDLFRTARPAGGFRLPGTGGDPYWQMPAVRAFMYQQLTRERIKLSIPDSVLQKYVFRSEQLPWNASEKSKTTHQPRQEANPRRGSTLRHEMREREDL
- a CDS encoding RNA recognition motif-containing protein (encoded by transcript BESB_055100) translates to MFHASGEQTTNPWQSGAPKCVAASDDFWSGKREWSGFHDGALEATTHTPAPDWEDGAESCGSHHHFDDVLESEALESARSVSSDNVGDFTSKPGVDGVMKFLLPPPGFEPVEKRALETPDQTYSPFPFVSSYHFPADDLKWSRSPKEVPPVEADPWKSNSLLHFFPPFGIAKNLDIPAYADFESKSEDPGFWRSGQSEQRDASTFSSTGDSGLSSPAPQEVLAPVTAAAADANKSPALAPETPEKADDEERPPGVKVFFGNMATSTEEEMYEIFRPFGECWGLVLLRDRRQRPRGAGFVTFKREEDAQRAIEALDHKYPVRGATKPLEVRRPENAEQKKERIRLLAQMRSQLAAQNRRDAVVKPGRENSGSAPAEAGESNGRRRRRGQRRRQARTEGRGKGSEVREAGHQAGSGSRGGANVAASRASNALSALCALLNSEDVRALLMSELGSAGVQTREDMTRRGEGLGAVCGADVASERALGQRAADASRFEPRASILDILRAGDRQSAAVDGGDVQFHGNWATGSSRWTASRGPALSSGIRSAAYFPQLRAESSHVPPPPVSAVNAPLRFQQQQPFYGHRGNFEHRFQQRAGADCHVRGYQATPAEGPCAPPTLSRRGDPPRHSLSSVPNESWVTETLLDLFRVAKESARNSF
- a CDS encoding hypothetical protein (encoded by transcript BESB_055110) is translated as MTAAAGARRDLHPQVKWGQDSQRLFVTFEFINAHGGGSTGAGSSADAPSCNRESGGSACADRAESFVSGDTVLSFRAPPYALDLPLFDSVDPATLRSQPQPPNRLLVTLEKKTPRTWPQLVKRDAVERLKPFIRVDWTRWSDDASDDTSEGEHADHACSSTAATEMRNYVGGSQTVAIECESGDVGVPFSPGDALSLDGVAPVLSVATLSEACRFFRNSPAESESRADSSNSRTSGSPTRMTPAQRMLTLAQLWNASSTAERAQFLSRLVETASGNAPAEMGQTAGPTAAAHTTLASKLSAAIKGGPEVLRDLSPAPYTSRGVTFCERWVDDLQKMNSSDKADCLQALVGGLPEDEVSLILSTFV